One window of the Terriglobales bacterium genome contains the following:
- a CDS encoding efflux RND transporter periplasmic adaptor subunit, translated as MTQGKKFLVLVGIIFCIALFYFIFFNDHSSDLQLIGIVDANQVIVGPKIMGRIEKLAVDEGSEVHAGDLIAQLDTAELQAQQQAATAAAAGLNSRLAGTQATEVLTQGTTASDVVNAQAQVQMARANLVAARADLVRIQSDTTRTAELAKQGVASQQASDEAVATLHAQEARVRAAEDQVRSAEAALNSALARTHQTRAAESTVAETRQQQLQAEAQRTQAQVQLDYTRVFAPISGIISLRVAREGEVVAPGAPIVTIIDLGETWVRAPLPETYADKIGIGDELKVRMPGGDIVTGKVITKGVEADFATQRDVSRRKRDIKTVQLKLSIPNPNHAFVPGMTAIVLVPKSKLN; from the coding sequence GTGACGCAAGGAAAGAAGTTTCTGGTTTTGGTCGGAATTATTTTTTGTATTGCTCTGTTTTACTTCATTTTCTTCAACGACCATTCCAGCGATTTGCAGTTGATCGGCATCGTGGATGCCAACCAGGTCATCGTGGGTCCCAAGATCATGGGCCGCATCGAAAAATTGGCGGTGGATGAAGGCTCCGAGGTCCACGCCGGGGACCTGATTGCTCAGCTCGATACTGCCGAGCTTCAGGCCCAGCAGCAGGCTGCAACCGCAGCCGCGGCCGGTCTGAATTCCCGGCTGGCAGGAACGCAAGCCACTGAAGTTTTGACTCAAGGCACAACCGCCAGTGATGTGGTCAATGCGCAGGCCCAGGTGCAGATGGCGCGCGCCAATCTGGTGGCAGCCCGGGCAGATTTGGTGCGCATTCAGTCCGATACCACCCGCACCGCAGAGCTGGCCAAGCAAGGCGTTGCTTCCCAGCAGGCAAGCGATGAAGCCGTCGCCACCCTGCACGCGCAGGAGGCGCGCGTGCGTGCAGCAGAAGATCAGGTACGCTCTGCGGAAGCGGCTTTAAATTCCGCGCTGGCACGCACCCACCAAACCCGGGCCGCCGAAAGCACAGTGGCAGAAACCCGCCAGCAGCAGCTTCAGGCCGAGGCGCAGCGCACGCAGGCCCAGGTGCAGCTCGATTACACCCGCGTGTTCGCTCCCATTTCGGGAATAATCTCCCTGCGTGTGGCCCGTGAAGGCGAGGTAGTTGCTCCGGGTGCGCCTATCGTGACCATTATTGATCTGGGTGAAACCTGGGTTCGCGCACCGCTCCCGGAAACTTACGCTGACAAAATCGGCATTGGCGATGAACTCAAAGTGCGTATGCCTGGCGGGGACATCGTAACCGGCAAGGTGATTACCAAGGGCGTAGAAGCGGATTTCGCTACCCAGCGCGACGTCAGCCGGCGTAAACGTGACATCAAGACGGTGCAATTGAAGCTCTCTATTCCCAATCCGAATCACGCTTTTGTTCCCGGAATGACCGCGATTGTGCTCGTGCCCAAATCAAAGCTGAATTAG